A region from the Altererythrobacter sp. H2 genome encodes:
- a CDS encoding BLUF domain-containing protein: MRQYLYISTAVQVPAEDLAAILGSCERNNPAAGVTGLLLYNGRNFLQLLEGEQDELERIMRRVEHDSRHQGISRLYDEGIEARACDAWWMKRIALGEPGEARHERLDGELPQALDPHVRRLILNFAMLN; the protein is encoded by the coding sequence ATGCGGCAGTATCTTTACATCAGCACGGCGGTGCAGGTTCCCGCTGAAGATCTGGCGGCGATCCTGGGCTCTTGCGAGCGGAACAACCCGGCAGCGGGCGTGACCGGGCTGCTCCTCTACAACGGCCGCAATTTTCTCCAGCTGCTGGAGGGCGAGCAGGATGAGCTCGAGCGGATCATGCGCCGGGTAGAGCACGATTCGCGCCACCAGGGCATTTCGCGGCTCTATGACGAAGGGATCGAGGCCCGGGCCTGTGATGCCTGGTGGATGAAGCGGATTGCCCTGGGCGAACCAGGGGAGGCGCGGCATGAGCGGCTTGACGGGGAACTGCCGCAAGCCCTCGATCCGCACGTCCGCCGGCTCATCCTCAATTTTGCGATGTTGAACTGA
- a CDS encoding DUF6489 family protein, whose protein sequence is MKVQIEIDCTPEEARTFMGLPDVGKANDVYVDALTKAMKGVSNPDQLQQYAKQLAPMGQLGLKMFQSFVEGAANSSSGGKPAKGD, encoded by the coding sequence ATGAAGGTCCAGATCGAGATCGACTGCACACCGGAAGAAGCGCGCACCTTCATGGGCTTGCCGGATGTCGGCAAAGCGAACGATGTCTATGTCGATGCCCTGACCAAGGCGATGAAGGGCGTGAGCAACCCCGATCAGTTGCAGCAATATGCCAAGCAGCTGGCACCGATGGGGCAACTGGGCCTGAAGATGTTCCAGAGCTTTGTGGAGGGCGCCGCCAATTCCTCGTCCGGAGGCAAGCCCGCCAAGGGCGACTGA
- the rho gene encoding transcription termination factor Rho, which yields MHLKDLKAKAPAELVGMAEELGVEGASTMRRQDLMFCILRELAEDEEYEEPIMGIGTIEVMQDGFGFLRSPEANYLAGPDDIYVSPNQVRKWGLRTGDTVEGEIRAPRDGERYFALTSLTSVNFDDPDAVRLRTNFDNLTPLYPDERLILDSSDPTVKDKSARVIDLISPQGKGQRALIVAPPRTGKTVLLQNIAKAITDNHPEVFLIVLLVDERPEEVTDMQRSVKGEVISSTFDEPATRHVQVAEMVIEKAKRLVEHKKDVVILLDSITRLGRAYNTVVPSSGKVLTGGVDANALQRPKRFFGAARNIEEGGSLSIIATALIDTGSRMDEVIFEEFKGTGNSEIVLDRKVADKRIFPALDVGKSGTRKEELLVSKDIMSKMWVLRRILMQMGTIDAMEFLLDKMKDSKSNEDFFASMNQ from the coding sequence ATGCACCTGAAAGATCTCAAAGCGAAAGCACCGGCCGAGCTGGTCGGAATGGCCGAAGAACTCGGCGTCGAAGGGGCGAGCACCATGCGCCGGCAGGACCTGATGTTCTGCATTCTGCGCGAGTTGGCCGAAGACGAGGAGTACGAGGAACCGATCATGGGGATCGGGACCATCGAGGTCATGCAGGACGGTTTCGGTTTCCTGCGCAGCCCGGAAGCAAATTACCTGGCCGGTCCGGACGATATTTACGTCTCTCCCAACCAGGTCCGCAAATGGGGCCTGCGCACGGGTGACACGGTGGAAGGTGAAATTCGCGCACCCCGTGATGGCGAGCGGTATTTCGCCCTGACCAGCCTGACCAGCGTCAACTTCGACGATCCTGATGCAGTGCGGCTCCGTACCAATTTCGACAACCTGACCCCGCTCTATCCGGATGAACGTCTGATCCTCGATTCGAGTGATCCGACGGTCAAGGACAAGTCGGCGCGGGTGATCGATCTCATCTCGCCCCAGGGCAAGGGCCAGCGCGCCTTGATCGTTGCGCCGCCGCGAACCGGCAAGACGGTGCTGCTGCAGAACATCGCCAAGGCGATTACCGACAATCACCCCGAGGTGTTCCTGATCGTCCTGCTGGTCGACGAACGGCCCGAGGAAGTGACCGACATGCAGCGCAGCGTGAAGGGCGAAGTGATTTCCTCGACCTTCGACGAGCCTGCCACCCGCCACGTGCAGGTTGCTGAAATGGTGATCGAGAAGGCCAAGCGCCTGGTCGAGCACAAGAAGGACGTGGTGATCCTGCTCGATTCGATCACTCGCCTCGGCCGCGCCTACAACACCGTGGTGCCGTCGTCAGGCAAGGTGCTGACCGGCGGTGTCGATGCCAATGCGCTGCAGCGCCCCAAGCGCTTCTTCGGGGCAGCCCGCAATATCGAGGAGGGCGGTTCGCTTTCGATCATCGCCACGGCCCTGATCGATACCGGCAGCCGCATGGACGAGGTTATCTTCGAAGAGTTCAAGGGCACCGGCAACAGCGAAATCGTGCTCGACCGCAAGGTAGCCGACAAGCGGATTTTCCCTGCGCTCGATGTCGGCAAGTCCGGCACCCGCAAGGAAGAACTGCTGGTTTCGAAGGACATCATGTCGAAAATGTGGGTCCTGCGCCGCATTCTGATGCAGATGGGCACGATCGATGCGATGGAATTCCTGCTCGACAAGATGAAGGATTCCAAATCGAACGAAGATTTCTTCGCATCGATGAACCAGTAG
- a CDS encoding CopD family protein has translation MQDVLSMTYYWLKAGHIIFMVFWMAGLFMLPRQMLYLHSAAAGSPEAAEWDRRMGLLRKIILTPSLIVTWLLGFALAGSIGAFSQGWFHAKLLLVLALSGYHGWLVMQARRMVAGARPLSEKQLRLWGEFPAIVLAIVVVLVVVKPF, from the coding sequence ATGCAGGACGTCCTCTCGATGACCTACTACTGGCTCAAGGCCGGCCATATCATCTTCATGGTCTTCTGGATGGCTGGGCTGTTCATGCTCCCGCGCCAGATGCTCTACCTGCACTCCGCGGCTGCCGGATCGCCTGAAGCGGCGGAGTGGGACCGGCGGATGGGCCTGCTGCGCAAGATCATCCTGACGCCGAGCCTGATCGTCACCTGGCTGTTGGGGTTTGCCCTGGCGGGCTCGATCGGTGCTTTCAGCCAGGGCTGGTTCCATGCCAAGCTGCTGCTGGTGCTGGCTCTGTCGGGCTATCACGGTTGGCTGGTCATGCAGGCCCGGCGCATGGTGGCCGGCGCGCGGCCGCTCAGCGAGAAGCAGCTGCGCCTGTGGGGTGAGTTTCCCGCAATCGTCCTGGCGATCGTTGTGGTGCTGGTGGTCGTCAAGCCTTTCTGA
- a CDS encoding pyruvate, water dikinase regulatory protein — MSRLHLHLVSDSTGETLEMVAKAALAQFEDTEIVRHFWPMVRSRQHLDRIVPDLAASPGLVLYTLVNPDTRARLEEHCRQLGLPSVAALDAVTAALEAQLGQEAVGRPGRQHLMDEAYFRRVEAIHYTIAHDDGVGWENWEQADIVLAGVSRTSKTPTSIYLANRGFKTANIPLVVESPPPAALFALRKPLVVGLTTAPERLVQVRRNRLLSLNENAETAYVDNERVRAEVQFARRMFADNGWPVIDVTRRSIEETAAAVIRLHGERDRKGDLPEPGQGPV; from the coding sequence ATGAGCCGTCTCCACCTTCACCTCGTATCCGATTCCACCGGGGAAACGCTGGAGATGGTCGCCAAGGCGGCGCTTGCCCAGTTCGAGGATACCGAGATCGTTCGCCATTTCTGGCCGATGGTGCGGTCGCGCCAGCATCTTGACCGGATCGTGCCCGATCTGGCTGCAAGCCCGGGGCTGGTGCTTTACACGCTGGTCAATCCCGACACCCGCGCCCGGCTGGAAGAGCATTGCCGCCAACTCGGCCTGCCTTCCGTTGCCGCGCTCGATGCAGTCACCGCCGCGCTCGAAGCGCAGCTCGGGCAGGAGGCGGTCGGCCGCCCGGGGCGCCAGCATCTGATGGATGAGGCCTATTTCCGCCGGGTCGAGGCCATCCATTACACCATCGCGCACGACGATGGGGTCGGCTGGGAAAACTGGGAGCAGGCCGATATCGTCCTCGCCGGCGTCAGCCGCACCTCCAAGACCCCGACCAGCATCTACCTCGCCAACCGGGGGTTCAAGACCGCCAACATACCGCTGGTCGTGGAGAGCCCGCCGCCTGCGGCCCTGTTTGCGCTGCGCAAACCGCTGGTGGTGGGTCTGACAACCGCGCCCGAGCGCCTGGTGCAGGTGCGGCGCAACCGCCTGCTAAGCCTCAACGAGAACGCCGAGACGGCCTATGTCGACAACGAGCGGGTCCGGGCCGAGGTCCAGTTTGCCCGGCGCATGTTTGCCGATAACGGATGGCCGGTGATCGATGTCACCCGCCGCTCGATCGAGGAAACCGCGGCAGCGGTGATCCGTCTGCACGGCGAGCGTGACCGCAAGGGCGACCTGCCCGAGCCGGGGCAGGGGCCGGTATGA
- a CDS encoding nuclear transport factor 2 family protein, with the protein MDGGSDPAVLAGMLANDAVFHSPVVHTPQAGKAKVMAYLGAASHVFGTGTFRYVRELVDGREMMLEFVAEIDGITINGVDIIRFDADGQITDFKVMVRPLKAMNKIWEMMAAQLARATP; encoded by the coding sequence ATGGACGGTGGATCCGATCCCGCCGTCCTCGCCGGCATGCTGGCCAATGACGCCGTGTTCCATTCACCCGTGGTCCACACGCCCCAGGCAGGCAAGGCCAAGGTCATGGCCTATCTCGGCGCCGCCAGCCATGTGTTCGGGACCGGCACCTTCCGCTACGTGCGCGAACTGGTCGACGGCAGGGAGATGATGCTCGAATTCGTGGCGGAGATAGACGGAATTACAATCAATGGCGTCGACATCATCCGGTTCGACGCGGACGGTCAGATCACAGACTTCAAGGTCATGGTCAGGCCGCTCAAGGCGATGAACAAGATCTGGGAAATGATGGCCGCGCAACTTGCCCGAGCAACACCCTGA
- a CDS encoding dienelactone hydrolase family protein: protein MSETVTIKTLDETASFAAYVSRPAGTPKAAIIVIQEIFGVNEGIRRKCDHWAGLGYLAVAPDLFWMLEPGLELDADVEDEFNKALGLFGQYNPDDGVKDIEATIHWIRREAGVAKVGCVGYCLGGKLAYMAAARTDVDASVGYYGVMIDQMLAEKHAIAKPLMLHVPTADHFVSPEAQKAMHEGLDDHPRVTLHDYEGLDHGFAAETGKRRNEQGARLADSRTEAFFAEHLA, encoded by the coding sequence ATGAGCGAGACCGTCACCATCAAAACGCTGGATGAGACCGCCAGCTTTGCCGCTTATGTCTCGCGCCCTGCGGGCACACCCAAGGCGGCGATCATCGTGATCCAGGAGATCTTCGGGGTCAACGAGGGTATCCGCCGCAAGTGCGATCACTGGGCTGGCCTGGGCTATCTTGCCGTCGCGCCGGACCTGTTCTGGATGCTTGAGCCCGGCCTCGAACTCGACGCCGATGTCGAGGATGAATTCAACAAGGCCCTGGGTCTGTTCGGGCAGTACAATCCGGATGACGGGGTGAAGGACATCGAAGCCACGATTCACTGGATCCGCCGCGAAGCCGGCGTCGCCAAGGTGGGCTGCGTCGGTTACTGTCTCGGCGGCAAGCTCGCCTACATGGCGGCCGCCCGCACCGATGTCGACGCATCGGTCGGCTACTACGGGGTGATGATCGACCAGATGCTGGCCGAGAAGCACGCCATTGCCAAACCCCTCATGCTCCATGTTCCGACCGCCGATCACTTCGTCAGCCCCGAAGCACAAAAGGCCATGCATGAAGGCCTGGACGACCATCCCCGGGTAACGCTGCACGATTACGAAGGGCTCGATCATGGCTTCGCCGCAGAAACCGGCAAACGGCGGAACGAACAGGGTGCCCGGCTCGCCGACAGCCGCACCGAAGCGTTCTTTGCCGAGCACCTTGCGTGA
- the hemE gene encoding uroporphyrinogen decarboxylase, with the protein MPGILLDTLNGKRTGKVPLWLMRQAGRYLPEYRALRAEKGGFLELAYDSEAAAEITLQPIRRFGFDGAILFSDILVIPHAMGQDLWFEAGEGPRLAPQLVDGAWQALEAMPERLAPVYGTVERCRALLGPETTMLGFAGSPWTVATYMVAGQGSKDQGEARALAYRDPAAFGALLEAIETATVDYLIGQIDAGVEAVQLFDSWAGSLAPDQYERWVIAPNARLAAAIHAARPGVPVIGFPKGSGEKLAAYARETGVDAVGIDETLDPRRVTANLPEGMPVQGNLDPLLLLAGGDALTVRTRTVLAAFADRPHVFNLGHGISQFTPIDHVEQLVATVRAWQG; encoded by the coding sequence ATGCCCGGAATCCTGCTCGATACCCTGAACGGCAAGCGCACCGGGAAGGTTCCCCTGTGGCTCATGCGGCAGGCCGGGCGGTATCTGCCAGAGTATCGGGCTTTGCGGGCAGAAAAGGGCGGTTTCCTGGAACTGGCCTATGACAGCGAAGCGGCCGCGGAGATTACTCTCCAGCCGATCCGCCGTTTCGGTTTCGACGGGGCGATCCTGTTTTCCGACATTCTGGTGATTCCCCACGCCATGGGGCAGGATCTGTGGTTCGAGGCTGGCGAAGGCCCGCGTCTGGCGCCCCAACTGGTCGACGGGGCATGGCAGGCGCTGGAAGCCATGCCTGAGCGCCTGGCGCCCGTGTACGGAACGGTCGAGCGGTGCCGTGCACTGCTCGGTCCGGAAACGACCATGCTCGGCTTTGCAGGGTCTCCCTGGACAGTAGCGACCTACATGGTGGCCGGGCAGGGATCGAAGGACCAGGGTGAAGCCCGGGCGCTGGCCTATCGCGATCCGGCAGCGTTCGGGGCACTGCTCGAAGCGATCGAGACCGCCACAGTCGATTACCTGATCGGCCAGATCGATGCAGGCGTCGAAGCGGTGCAACTGTTTGACAGCTGGGCCGGGAGCCTCGCCCCGGATCAGTACGAACGCTGGGTCATTGCCCCCAATGCCCGGCTTGCCGCAGCCATCCATGCCGCGCGCCCCGGCGTGCCGGTGATCGGCTTTCCCAAGGGTTCCGGCGAAAAGCTGGCTGCCTATGCCCGGGAAACCGGCGTTGATGCGGTCGGGATCGACGAAACGCTGGACCCGCGCAGGGTCACGGCCAACCTGCCGGAGGGAATGCCGGTGCAAGGCAATCTCGATCCTCTCCTGCTGCTGGCCGGTGGGGACGCTCTGACGGTCCGCACCCGGACAGTCCTGGCCGCTTTTGCCGACCGGCCGCATGTGTTCAACCTGGGGCATGGCATCAGCCAGTTTACGCCGATTGATCATGTCGAGCAGCTTGTCGCCACGGTCCGCGCATGGCAGGGGTGA